In the genome of Oncorhynchus clarkii lewisi isolate Uvic-CL-2024 chromosome 22, UVic_Ocla_1.0, whole genome shotgun sequence, one region contains:
- the LOC139380658 gene encoding collagen alpha-1(IV) chain-like, giving the protein MMVHSGTLVLLVAVSYTIFRTEAKGCSGSSCGGKCDCSGVKGEKGERGFPGLQGNMGFPGMQGNEGPAGPMGPKGEYGESGTPGMKGTRGSNGLSGFPGNPGLPGIPGQDGPPGSSGIPGCNGTKGDRGTDGQPGFPGLQGPPGIPGLMGMKGDPGGVLGIIPLKGDKGFPGTPGLPGPNGPSGPEGPPGNQGSDGPRGFPGIPGPPGEKGDRLSFQSEKGDKGAQGLRGPPGPPGLPSQEAGGNTVTHFLPGPPGQRGETGDRGDKGSCIPHLNGVKGEQGPPGPRGKPGKDGDNGFKGERGFPGGPGYHGTPGEKGEKGPPAYVDSAPGSPGPPGLPGLQGERGFPGLQGDLGPPGSLIEGPPGEKGQPGEIGQKGDRGADGDSLTGKPGQDGSVGPPGPPGPPGDEPCDPALEKGPPGPPGPPGLQGELGQKGDQGDTCVQCEAFGPPGLPGPQGPKGLQGYPGAAGTKGDTGLPGPTGPDGSPGNYGTPGLIGAPGAHGEPGDIYVAPGLKGDKGGSGFVGTRGLPGVDGLPGKAGLPGVPGPKGEPAQDGIKGGRGLDGEPGITGPPGERGPPGVPGVGRQGEPGEKGTSGQGGRPGIPGQPGVKGEPGKGVSSPGPQGIPGPRGESGIRGLQGDRGPHGDPGIPGFPGQKGDTGAPGIGFSGPPGPKGYSGAPGATGLPGEPGRPGQDGFSGISGTPGPKGEPGRGLPGPKGAQGPAGVTGFPGEKGNLGLPGIPGQEGHTGPPGAQGIKGDHGPPGQHGGTGPPGPPGAGEPGAPGPMGPPGESGLFGHDGVKGDKGLPGSPGLDMPGPQGEKGDSGLPGLSGSKGFPGRPGPAGRDGFPGGAGPKGEMGVMGTPGTPGYQGPSGNPGSPGLRGDPGISGPRGEFGENGPKGERGEQGLQGPAGNMTEVDMEHMKGEKGDLGDPGDPGYTGEKGYPGQPGVPGMPGKDGEPGTPGQPGDKGETGFPGEPGSIGYPGNKGGIGEMGYPGSVGTKGDKGIVGTPGHPGFRGTEGVKGDKGQTGLPGVGVPGPSGEKGQLGLPGFPGNAGEKGQKGGMGVPGMPGTPGTKGDTGHIGYQGQPGQPGEKGIGGLPGSPGEPGQTGRPGEPGLQGPPGTTGEKGASGVDGIPGSSGERGDTGLPGRGFSGTPGSSGDKGDKGSPGFPGSPGIPGIPGTRGDKGIPGFEGSHGQPGERGLPGPAMEGPKGDQGVSGKPGEPGTSGAPGPAGVPGSVGGKGDKGDQGEPGVHGEQGFKGDQGYPGLSGQAGLPGVDGLKGEMGLQGVPGFPGTKGEFGVVGFKGELGDRGFPGDKGNDGPPGPPGPHIFIKGDSGFPGNQGPQGPVGPSGIPGLKGQQGVTGIQGIKGDEGNPGFNGLPGAKGEPGLFGPSGPRGYPGPPGPDGVPGRVGPPGPSSMEHGFLVTRHSQSVEVPHCPEGTSVIYDGYSLLYVQGNERSHGQDLGTAGSCLRKFSPMPFLFCNINNVCNFASRNDYSYWLTSPEPMPMNMAPITGQSIKPFISRCSVCEAPAMVIAVHSQNIMIPSCPNGWDSLWIGYSFVMHTSAGAEGSGQALASPGSCLEEFRGAPFIECHGRGTCNYYANSYSFWLATIEDEEMFTKPVPTTQKAGNLRSNISRCQVCMKRT; this is encoded by the exons gggtGTTCTGGGTCATCGTGCGGAGGAAAATGTGACTGCAGTGGAGTAAAAGGAGAAAAG GGTGAGCGGGGGTTTCCTGGTCTCCAAGGCAACATGGGGTTCCCGGGCATGCAGGGCAACGAGGGGCCCGCCGGGCCGATGGGCCCTAAG GGAGAATATGGCGAGTCTGGAACTCCTGGAATGAAAGGAACACGT GGATCTAATGGTTTGTCAGGCTTCCCAGGAAATCCAGGGCTACCG GGTATCCCCGGACAAGACGGCCCCCCTGGATCGTCAGGTATCCCAGGGTGCAACGGAACAAAG GGAGATCGAGGGACAGATGGACAGCCTGGGTTCCCTGGTCTACAGGGTCCTCCT gGTATCCCTGGGCTAATGGGAATGAAA ggagACCCAGGTGGTGTTTTAGGAATCATCCCACTGAAAGGAGATAAAGGATTCCCTGGAACACCTGGTTTACCG GGACCTAATGGCCCCTCAGGACCCGAAGGCCCCCCAGGAAACCAGGGATCAGACGGACCCAGA GGTTTCCCTGGCATACCTGGCCCCCCAGGAGAAAAG GGTGACCGGCTGTCATTCCAGAGTGAGAAGGGAGACAAG GGTGCACAAGGGCTCCGTGGTCCCCCTGGCCCCCCTGGACTCCCGTCACAGGAAGCGGGAGGAAATACCGTTACTCATTTCCTCCCTGGACCACCG GGTCAGAGAGgcgagacaggagacagaggagacaaa GGTTCTTGCATTCCCCATCTAAACGGGGTCAAGGGTGAACAAGGCCCACCAGGACCAAGG GGAAAACCTGGCAAAGATGGCGACAATGGATTTAAG ggagagagaggctttcCTGGCGGCCCTGGATACCATGGAACACCG GGTGAAAAAGGAGAGAAAGGACCTCCAGCATAT GTTGATAGTGCTCCTGGCTCTCCCGGCCCCCCTGGTCTCCCGGGCTTACAAGGAGAAAGAG GTTTCCCTGGTCTTCAAGGAGACCTTGGTCCACCAG GCAGTCTTATTGAAGGACCTCCCGGAGAGAAGGGCCAACCAGGAGAGATTGGTCAGAAGGGAGACAGGGGTGCAGATGGGGACTCTCTCACAGGAAAGCCTGGACAAGATGGATCCGTCGGACCCCCTGGTCCTCCCGGACCTCCTG GTGATGAGCCATGTGATCCAGCCCTTGAGAAGGGACCACCCGGGCCCCCCGGCCCACCAGGACTACAGGGGGAGTTGGGACAGAAAG GTGATCAGGGAGACACGTGTGTGCAGTGTGAAGCCTTCGGGCCCCCTGGACTCCCTGGTCCACAGGGGCCTAAAGGACTGCAAG GATATCCTGGAGCAGCAGGCACTAAAGGAGACACGGGCCTGCCTGGACCTACTGGGCCTGATGGAAGCCCC ggtAATTACGGTACTCCTGGGTTGATCGGGGCTCCAGGAGCCCATGGTGAGCCTGGCGATATCTACGTGGCTCCAGGGCTGAAGGGTGACAAAGGAGGGTCTGGCTTCGTGGGCACACGAGGACTGCCAGGTGTGGATGGACTGCCAGGGAAAGCTGGACTACCAGGCGTGCCCGGACCCAAAGGAGAACCT GCCCAAGATGGCATCAAGGGGGGCCGTGGTCTGGATGGGGAACCTGGGATCACTGGACCCCCAGGGGAGAGGGGTCCTCCTGGTGTACCAGGGGTTGGCCGGCAGGGGGAGCCTGGAGAGAAGGGTACATCTGGCCAAGGAGGCCGACCTGGAATCCCTGGACAACCAG GAGTGAAAGGTGAACCAGGAAAAGGTGTGAGTTCACCTGGACCCCAGGGCATCCCTGGACCTCGAGGAGAATCTGGCATACGTGGACTACAAG GTGACCGAGGACCTCATGGAGACCCAGGAATTCCAGGATTCCCAGGACAGAAAGGTGACACAGGTGCACCTGGCATTGGATTCTCAGGACCACCTGGACCTAAAGGATATTCTGGAGCTCCAGGAGCCACTGGGTTGCCAGGAGAGCCTGGAAGACCTGGACAGGATGGTTTCTCTGGAATATCAGGCACACCTGGTCCAAAG GGTGAGCCAGGTAGGGGTCTACCTGGACCTAAAGGTGCTCAGGGTCCTGCCGGAGTGACAGGTTTCCCTGGAGAGAAAGGCAACCTTGGTCTACCTGGAATTCCCGGACAAGAGGGACACACAGGACCACCTGGAGCTCAGGGCATCAAAGGTGACCACGGCCCCCCTGGTCAGCATGGTGGCACAGGACCCCCTGGACCCCCTGGAGCAGGAGAACCTGGTGCCCCTGGACCCATGGGACCCCCTGGAGAGTCCGGCCTCTTCGGTCATGATGGTGTGAAGGGTGATAAGGGTTTGCCTGGCTCTCCTGGTCTGGACATGCCCGGCCctcagggagagaagggagactcAGGATTACCTGGACTTTCTGGTTCCAAAGGGTTTCCAGGACGACCAGGCCCCGCCGGCAGAGATGGATTCCCTGGGGGGGCAG GCCCCAAGGGAGAGATGGGAGTCATGGGAACACCTGGAACACCAGGATATCAGGGTCCTTCTGGGAACCCTGGAAGTCCAGGACTGAGAG GTGACCCTGGTATCTCTGGGCCAAGGGGGGAGTTCGGTGAGAATGGACccaaaggagagaggggagagcaaggtCTCCAGGGCCCTGCTGGCAACATGACTGAAGTTGACATGGAGCACATGAAGGGCGAGAAAGGAGACCTCGGGGATCCAG GTGACCCTGGATACACGGGAGAGAAGGGTTATCCAGGACAGCCTGGAGTACCTGGTATGCCAGGAAAGGATGGAGAGCCCGGTACACCTGGTCAGCCAG GTGATAAAGGGGAGACAGGTTTTCCTGGAGAGCCCGGCAGTATTGGATATCCTGGAAATAAAGGAGGCATTGGCGAAATGGGATATCCAG GTTCTGTAGGTACGAAGGGTGATAAAGGCATTGTGGGCACACCGGGTCATCCAGGGTTCAGGGGTACAGAGGGGGTGAAGGGAGACAAGGGACAAACCGGTCTGCCAGGTGTTGGAGTACCAGGACCCTCTGGAGAGAAG ggtCAGTTGGGTCTGCCCGGGTTCCCTGGTAACGCAGGAGAGAAGGGTCAGAAGGGAGGAATGGGAGTGCCCGGGATGCCAGGAACACCAGGAACCAAGGGAGACACTGGACACATTGGTTACCAAG GTCAGCCGGGTCAGCCAGGAGAGAAGGGTATTGGTGGGCTTCCCGGGTCACCAGGAGAGCCAGGTCAAACAGGTCGACCAG GTGAGCCTGGTCTGCAGGGTCCACCAGGTACAACCGGAGAGAAAGGAGCGTCAGGAGTGGACGGCATACCTGGatcatcaggagagagaggagacacag GTTTACCTGGCAGGGGCTTCTCAGGGACACCAGGGTCGTCTGGGGATAAAGGTGACAAAGGCTCTCCAGGTTTCCCAGGCTCTCCAGGTATCCCGGGTATCCCAGGGACCAGGGGAGACAAGGGTATTCCAGGCTTTGAGGGTTCCCATGGCCAGCCAGGAGAACGGGGTCTCCCAGGACCCGCCATGGAGGGGCCCAAAGGAGACCAAGGAGTGTCAGGAAAGCCTGGAGAACCAG GTACCAGTGGTGCTCCAGGTCCTGCTGGTGTTCCAGGCAGCGTGGGGGGGAAGGGAGACAAAGGGGACCAGGGTGAACCAGGAGTACATGGGGAGCAGGGTTTCAAAGGAGATCAAGGATACCCTGGACTTTCT GGTCAAGCTGGCCTTCCAGGTGTTGATGGACTaaagggagagatgggactgCAGGGAGTGCCTGGTTTCCCAG GGACAAAGGGTGAATTCGGAGTGGTTGGATTCAAaggagagctgggggacagaggATTCCCAGGAGACAAAG GTAATGATGGTCCCCCTGGTCCTCCTGGCCCCCACATCTTCATCAAGGGAGACAGCGGCTTCCCTGGTAATCAGGGCCCTCAGGGGCCTGTGGGGCCCTCTGGTATCCCTGGGCTGAAAGGACAGCAAG gTGTGACAGGTATTCAGGGTATTAAAGGTGATGAGGGGAACCCAGGGTTTAATGGTCTCCCCGGCGCCAAGGGAGAACCAGGCTTGTTTGGTCCCTCAG GACCCAGAGGGTACCCTGGACCCCCAGGACCTGATGGTGTTCCGGGTCGGGTGGGTCCTCCTGGCCCCTCCTCCATGGAACATGGTTTCCTGGTAACCAGGCACAGCCAATCGGTGGAGGTTCCACATTGTCCTGAGGGAACGTCAGTGATCTATGATGGATATTCCCTACTCTACGTCCAGGGCAACGAGCGCTCCCACGGCCAGGACCTGG GTACGGCTGGTAGCTGTCTAAGGAAGTTCAGTCCCATGCCCTTCCTCTTCTGTAACATCAACAACGTCTGTAACTTTGCCTCCCGTAACGACTACTCCTATTGGCTCACCTCCCCTGAGCCCATGCCAATGAACATGGCCCCTATCACTGGCCAGAGCATCAAGCCCTTCATTAGCAG GTGTTCAGTATGTGAGGCTCCTGCCATGGTGATAGCAGTGCACAGTCAGAACATCATGATCCCATCATGCCCCAATGGCTGGGACTCACTCTGGATTGGCTACTCCTTCGTCATG caCACTAGTGCAGGTGCTGAGGGCTCTGGACAGGCACTGGCATCTCCTGGCTCCTGTCTAGAGGAGTTCCGTGGCGCTCCGTTCATCGAGTGTCACGGCCGTGGAACCTGCAACTACTACGCCAACTCCTACAGCTTCTGGCTGGCCACCATCGAGGACGAGGAGATGTTTAC GAAACCTGTGCCCACCACACAAAAGGCAGGAAATCTCCGGAGTAACATTAGCCGTTGCCAGGTGTGCATGAAGAGGACATAG